In Streptococcus parapneumoniae, the genomic stretch TTGCTAATATCTGAAATTGCTGCATTCGCTTTTTCCGTTACTGCTGTGGTAGCTGTAGATTTTTCTTCGTCTGTTAACTCTGTTTTCTTCGAAATTTCTGTTTTCTTAGCCTCTGCTGCCGCATTGATCGCTTGTGTCGCTTCTGCTTTCTTCGTACCTGTGACTGGAACTGATGAAATTGCGCCTAAGCCTGCAGTTTTAGCACTTTCTACGCCAGTATTTGTTGTAGCTTTGCTAATATCTGAAATTGCTGCATTCGCTTTTTCCGTTACTGCTGTGGTAGCTGTAGATTTTTCTTCGTCTGTTAACTCTGTTTTCTTCGAAATTTCTGTTTTCTTAGCCTCTGCTGCCGCATTGATCGCTTGTGTCGCTTCTGCTTTCTTCGTACCTGTGACTGGAACTGATGAAATTGCGCCTAAGCCTGCAGTTTTAGCACTTTCTACGCCAGTATTTGTTGTAGCTTTGCTAATATCTGAAATTGCTGCATTCGCTTTTTCCGTTACTGCTGTGGTAGCTGTAGATTTTTCTTCGTCTGTTAACTCTGTTTTCTTCGAAATTTCTGTTTTCTTAGCCTCTGCTGCCGCATTGATCGCTTGTGTCGCTTCTGCTTTCTTCGTACCTGTGACTGGAACTGATGAAATTGCGCCTAAGCCTGCAGTTTTAGCACTTTCTACGCCAGTATTTGTTGTAGCTTTGCTAATATCTGAAATTGCTGCATTCGCTTTTTCCGTTACTGCTGTGGTAGCTGTAGATTTTTCTTCGTCTGTTAACTCTGTTTTCTTCGAAATTTCTGTTTTCTTAGCCTCTGCTGCCGCATTGATCGCTTGTGTCGCTTCTGCTTTCTTCGTACCTGTGACTGGAACTGATGAAATTGCGCCTAAGCCTGCAGTTTTAGCACTTTCTACGCCAGTATTTGTTGTAGCTTTGCTAATATCTGAAATTGCTGCATTCGCTTTTTCCGTTACTGCTGTGGTAGCTGTAGATTTTTCTTCGTCTGTTAACTCTGTTTTCTTCGAAATTTCTGTTTTCTTAGCCTCTGCTGCCGCATTGATCGCTTGTGTCGCTTCTGCTTTCTTCGTTGTTCCTGTTAGAGCTACATTTTGAATATTGCTGATTCCTTCTGTTTTAGCCTTATTCAAATCCGTTTCAGTTTGAGCATCATTTATTTTGGTGATGGCACTATTTTTAGCTGTCTCTGCTAAACCTTTTACTTCAGATTTTTCTTCATTAGTTAAACCATTATCGCTATCTATTTGACCTGATTTAGTAGTGAAGGCGTCGTTAACTTCTTTCGTAGCACCAGTCTTATCCACTGTAGGGATTGGTAAGTCAGGAACAGTCTTTACTGTACTCCAATCACTTTCGCTAAATTCTGGATTAACTGAATTCCCATATGCATCTGTCGTTAGACTATCTGAATACGCTCGTGCCTTAGCTTCAATTCTATCTCCCGGATTAAAACCATTAGAGTTTTCATATCGTGCTTCTCCGTTCGTCGCCACTATCCAGTCAGTTTCTACTCCGTTAACTCTTAATTTAACTTGCGAATGATTCCCCTCAAGAGTTTTTGCAACAATTTTTGTATACCTACCGCTCTCTTCTGGTATATCTAAAGTAGGCGGTGTTGGTTTAACTTCGATTGGTAATTCTACAGTCGTTCTAGCACCTACTTGATATTCATTAATATTAATCAAGAGATTGTATTTACCAATCATTTCTTTTGGAATGCTACCCTGCAAATAATAACTGTAATATCCGTCATTAGCAAATTTTTTTCTATCACCTCTATAAGGATTAGAAGATTCTAATCTCACTCCCCCTGCTGGTGTCGTCACAATTTGTATACGTGGTTTATCTCCAGTCTGTGATTTCTCAAAATACAATTTAATATTCACATAAGTATCATAAGGACTAAGTTGCTCTCCTTGATTATATACTCTTTTTCCATCCGCTTCTGCTCTCCACCTAGTAGACGCTGCTCTAAACCCACTACCTTCTGTAAAAGTAGTTCCATTTAAGCTATGATTATGCCCTGCGATATTGGTACCGTTTGGTTCTGTATTTTCTGCCTTTAGACCGACTGTTGCTTTGCCGTTTGTTGTATCAAGTTTAGGAGCCTTAGGTTCTATATCCTTCTTAACACGTTTTAAGCCAGTATTTTTATAACTTACTAATGTTCTAAAGGCTGCATCTACTTCTGTTTGATTTTGCGCCGTTGCAAGGACTTGTCTCGCTTCTTCGGCTTTTGCTTTTAAGGCTGCTACTGATTCTTTTGTGTAGTTTTCTGTTTTTACGGCAGCAATTTCACTTAATAGCGATTCTAAGTTCTGAGTATTTAGTTGTCTACTAAGTTCAATATTTGTTTTCGGTTGATCTTGTTTTTCTGCTATCTCTTTATTTGATTCTAATTTAGAGTTGCCTTCAGTACTCGTTTCCTCAACCTTAGCTTTTGCTTCACCATCTTTAGATGAAGTTCCTGGCTCTTTTTTCTCTCTTCCTTGAGTCTCTGCTTCAGTTCCTGCTTGTCCTACGCTTGGATTTTGACTGCTTGTCTCTGATGGGCTTAGGGCAGATGAATTGTCAGGCTTGACATCCCTATCCTGAGCGACCACTTCTGTACTTGATTCTGCCGCCTGCACTTCTGTCGCTGGATTAGCCACAAAAAAGACTGACCCTAGCAAGACTGAGGCTGCTCCGATTGAAAACTTGCGTATAGAAAAGCGTTGGCGCTCATTCATTTTAAACTGTTTCATAGTTTTTCCTTTCTTTCTACCCTGTCTTTGCTCCTCTAGCCATGTTCATACAGGCATCAACTCGCAATAAAAACAGGAAAACATGACCTTTTCTCATCTTGAACAAATGACAAAAAGCCCATTGTTTACTGACACTTAATTATATCAACTTAGTTCCCTTCCTTCAACCTCACTTTGTTTTAGAAAATCGATAATTATATATATATATATATGCACGTTGCTTATTTTAAAGGATTTAGAGGCGCCTTATTTGTAAATTTAGTATATTTTCCATTATTTTCAGAAATTTTAAATTTATATGACATTCAAACGAAACTGTTCGTCTTGCTATCCATCGCCAGAAAGACCTATCCTAGACTCAGCAAATAAAAAAACAGGCTCTCCGAAAAATCAGAAATCCTGAGATATTATTTGATATAACTCCTATCCCAAATCACTTGATGTAGGCTCTCCCAGCTTTGTCAAGTAGCAGAGGTAGACTAACCATGACAAAAATCAGCCATAGCCTGACTCGTAAAAGCACAGATAAATATAGGAAAGAAGCAAAGAGAAAGGCCGATAGCAAAATCATACCCAAAGTCTCTCCAAAATTCCTGCAAATAAATAGAAGCCAAAGGAGAGATAAATGATAAAGAGACTAAAGCAAAAACGCTTGCCTGTCTTTTTAGTTCCAAGAACCCTATCTTGACCAGATGATTTTCCTGAATGTTAGTGCTGATTTTACAACAATGTCTCAAACTCAGTGACAGTCATTTCCAATTGCTGACTGGCAACCTCAGAAGTCAGAAGACCTTGACGAACTAGATTTAGTAGCATGGACAAACTTCCTTCGACTTTCCCACGTTCAAGTCCAAGTTCTAAGCCCTTTTCCTCTGCTTGTTCCAAAGCATAGTCCTGTGCTAACAAGGCCTGTTCTTCTCGCATACGTAGTTGGCTAAACATCTTCCTGTCCTCCTCGGACCAGCTCTGATAGTCCAGCAGTTGGTCTGCTTGGCTGATGGCTCGCTCGGGGTGCTGGGTAAAGGGTTTATTCCCGAAAAACTCCAACCATGGCTTGCGAACCTCGTCTTTGCTGGTTTCTCTGTATTTTTTTAGGTCTTATTTATGATGGTTCTTCAATAGCGCTTCAAACTCAGCCACGGTCATGCCTAACTGCCGGCTGGCAACCTCAGGTGTTAGAAGACCTTGACGTACTAGATTTACTAAACCTACTTTTAATCCCTGTTCGATGCCTTCAGCTCGTCCACGTTCAAGTCCTTGTGCTAAACCTTTTTCGATGCCTTGTTCAATCCCCTCTGCACGGCCACGTTCAAGTCCACGCTCTAAACCTTGTTCAATACCCTCTGCACGACCACGTTCCAACCCTTTTTCCTCAGCTTGTTCCAAGGCATAGTCCTGCGCTAACAATGCTTGTTCTTCACGCATACGTAGTTGACTAAACATCTTCCTGTCCTCCTCGAACCAGCTCTTGTAGTCTAGCAGTTGGTCTGCTTGGCTGATGGCACGCTCAGGTTGCTGGGTAAAGGGTTTGTTGCCGAAAAACTCCAACCACGGCTTGCGAACCTCGTCTTTGCTGGTTTCTCTGTATTTTTTTAATTCCAAGAATGCCATCTTAACCAGATGGTTTTCTTGTCCATTATTTGTGATGGTTAAGACTTCACCTGTCGTATCTTCTCGCATACTAAAGCTGTGAAAAGCCAAATCGTCCGAGAAGTAGTTGCTATCTACAATTGCGATTGCGTAAACTGGTGCGATGTGTTTGTAGCTTTGGTGGGTATCACCTTCACGCTGGCGAATTTTTTCAAGATTTTGATTGACCTGACTGCACAGGTAAGCCCACAGGCGATTGATGAAAAAATTCTGATGATGTACCTGAATCTCAATGATAACTTGGGTTCCATTGTCCAACTCTGCCAAGACATCTATACTGGTATAGAAATCCTGCGCTGAGTAAGGCAAGGAGGGCAAGACATGAATATTGCTTCCCTCCAAAATGGTCACACTTTTGGCTGGTAAATCCAGCATATCGCGAATAAATTGACAAGTGATTTCTGGATTACTAAAGATTTTCTTAGCAACCAAATCGTTAGTTGGGCTGATGCCCGGATGACGTACAGTCATATTTTTTCTCCTTTCATTATAGCACATTTTTTAATCTAATTTACTAGATTTGATGCTTCTATCTATTTATTCGGAAAAGAAAGTGAAAAGTTCAAACTTTCCTAACAAAAAAGATAGCTAATCTCTTTTCCATCAAGAAATTTAGCTATTCTTTTTAATTGTTTTCATATCGTATAATATTTACAGATTTCTCACTCATGTCTTGCCAACAATGCTTCAAACTCAGCGACGGTCATGCCTAATTGCTCACTTGCAACCTCAGGTGTTAGAAGACCTTGGCGAACGAGATTTAATAGCATAGACAAACTACCTTCAGCTTTCCCACGTTCAAGTCCACGCTCTAAACCTTTTTCAATACCTTCTGCCCTAGCAGTTTCCAAAGCATAGTCCTGCGCTAACAAGGCTTGTTCTTCTCGCATACGTAGTTGACTAAACATTTTCCTGTCCTCCTCGGACCAGCTCTTGTAGTCCAGCAGTTGATCTGCTTGACTGATGGCTCGCTCAGGTTGCTGAGTAAAGGGTTTGTTGCCAAAAAACTCCAACCACGGCTTGCGAACCTCGTCTTTGCTGGTTTCTCTGTATTTTTTTAATTCCAAGAATGCCATCTTGACTAGGTGGTTTTCTTGTCCATTATTTGTGATGGTTAAGGCTTCACCTGTCGTATCCTCTCGCATACTAAAACTGTGAAAGGCTAAATCGTCCGAGAAGTAGTTGCTATCCACAATTGCAATGGCGTAGACAGGAGCGATATGTTTGTAACTCTGGTGAGTATCTCCTTCACGTTGACGGATTTTTTCAAGATTTTGATTGACCTGACTGCATAGGTAAGCCCACAGGCGATTGATGAAAAAATTCTGATGATGTACCTGAATTTCGATGATAACTTGGGTTCCATTGTCCAACTCCGCCAAGACATCTATGCTAGTATAGAAATCTTGGGCTGAATAAGGCAAAGAAGGTAGTACATGAATATTGCTTCCCTCTAAAATAGTTACATTTTTTGCTGGCAAGTCCAGCATATCGCGAATAAATTGACAAGTGATTTCTGGGTTGCTGAAAATTTTCTTAGCAACCAAATCGTTGGTCGGGCTGATGCCCGGATGACGTACAGTCATATTTCCTCTCCTTTCATTATAGCACATTTTTTAATCTAATTTGCTAGATTTGATGCTTCTATCTATTTATTCGGAAAAGAAATTAAAAGTCTCCTAATTTTTAATCAATTCTTTCTAATGGATATATAGAATAAAGGAAACTTTCCAATTTCTAGTACTATTTTAGAAGTTATAGTGTAGCATTCCAACTTCAAAGCACCATAAAATCAATTGAAACAAGAACAATACAAACAATTCTCGTAAACGAATTGCAACCACAAAAAAGCAAGCATTCACAAGAATACTTACCTATCATGG encodes the following:
- a CDS encoding Rpn family recombination-promoting nuclease/putative transposase, with the protein product MTVRHPGISPTNDLVAKKIFSNPEITCQFIRDMLDLPAKSVTILEGSNIHVLPSLPYSAQDFYTSIDVLAELDNGTQVIIEIQVHHQNFFINRLWAYLCSQVNQNLEKIRQREGDTHQSYKHIAPVYAIAIVDSNYFSDDLAFHSFSMREDTTGEVLTITNNGQENHLVKMAFLELKKYRETSKDEVRKPWLEFFGNKPFTQQPERAISQADQLLDYKSWFEEDRKMFSQLRMREEQALLAQDYALEQAEEKGLERGRAEGIEQGLERGLERGRAEGIEQGIEKGLAQGLERGRAEGIEQGLKVGLVNLVRQGLLTPEVASRQLGMTVAEFEALLKNHHK
- a CDS encoding Rpn family recombination-promoting nuclease/putative transposase: MTVRHPGISPTNDLVAKKIFSNPEITCQFIRDMLDLPAKNVTILEGSNIHVLPSLPYSAQDFYTSIDVLAELDNGTQVIIEIQVHHQNFFINRLWAYLCSQVNQNLEKIRQREGDTHQSYKHIAPVYAIAIVDSNYFSDDLAFHSFSMREDTTGEALTITNNGQENHLVKMAFLELKKYRETSKDEVRKPWLEFFGNKPFTQQPERAISQADQLLDYKSWSEEDRKMFSQLRMREEQALLAQDYALETARAEGIEKGLERGLERGKAEGSLSMLLNLVRQGLLTPEVASEQLGMTVAEFEALLARHE